In Leptospira bouyouniensis, the following proteins share a genomic window:
- a CDS encoding acetoacetate--CoA ligase: MTLNPLWTPINQQTNLYRFQKHLEEKLGKSFPDYVSFHKFSVEENEVFWREWLLESGFRLSVKPTQILETGNHFAKSKWFPGALYNFAENLLEGGEPNQEAIVFYNEDGTIQRLTYRELKIEVSKLQKHLITLGVKKGDRVVGIVPNAPISTIGMLATTSLGAIWSSASPDFGVKGILDRFEQILPKVILTVESYFFKGKKISIVDKLKEVSQALASSKNSEFIQTIVYEFIEPIKDFGKIKNPIRYQEINPAYNSKIEYTAISFSDPVYIMFSSGTTGLPKCIVQGGGVLLNHTKELSLHCNLSRGDKFFYYTTCGWMMWNWSQSVLSLGATLYQFDGNPFYTNWETLWSMAEKENIQVFGTSAKYLSVLEEENISIISKYSLPNLKVILSTGSPLPVSGFQYVYEKIKKDIQLSSISGGTDLNGCFALGNPNLPVFAGQIQCKGLGMDVQVFDDMGKSVVGEKGELVCPTPFPSMPLYFWNDESGAKYKSAYFETYDNIWCHGDFASITAENGVIIYGRSDATLNPGGVRIGTADIYSVVTKIPEIKDSVIIGQDYKDDVRVILFVVLADGIQLDEKLINKIKNQIKLETSPRHVPSLILDVPEIPYTVNGKKVEIAVKQTVAGLEVKNKNALANPTALDFFKNRKELML, from the coding sequence ATGACACTAAATCCTCTATGGACTCCAATCAATCAACAGACAAACCTTTATAGATTCCAAAAACATTTGGAAGAGAAGTTAGGAAAATCATTTCCTGATTATGTTTCTTTCCATAAATTTTCCGTTGAGGAGAATGAAGTTTTTTGGCGCGAGTGGCTTTTAGAATCTGGTTTTCGTCTTAGTGTCAAACCAACACAAATTTTAGAAACAGGTAATCACTTTGCAAAAAGTAAATGGTTTCCAGGTGCGTTATATAATTTTGCTGAAAATTTATTAGAAGGTGGTGAGCCAAACCAAGAGGCAATTGTTTTTTATAATGAAGATGGAACCATACAAAGGTTAACTTATCGTGAATTAAAAATTGAAGTAAGTAAGCTTCAAAAACATTTGATTACACTTGGTGTTAAAAAAGGAGATAGAGTCGTTGGAATCGTTCCGAATGCTCCAATTTCTACCATTGGAATGTTAGCAACCACTTCGTTAGGTGCAATTTGGTCGAGTGCATCGCCTGACTTTGGAGTGAAAGGGATTTTAGATCGATTTGAACAAATACTTCCTAAGGTCATTTTGACTGTTGAGTCTTACTTTTTTAAAGGCAAAAAGATATCGATTGTAGATAAATTAAAAGAGGTGTCTCAAGCACTCGCTTCCAGTAAAAATTCAGAATTTATACAGACAATCGTTTACGAATTTATTGAACCCATAAAAGATTTTGGAAAGATCAAAAATCCTATCCGTTACCAAGAAATCAATCCAGCATACAATTCAAAAATTGAATACACTGCGATCAGTTTTTCTGATCCCGTATACATCATGTTTTCTTCCGGTACTACTGGACTTCCTAAATGTATTGTTCAGGGAGGAGGTGTACTTTTGAACCATACAAAGGAACTTTCGTTACACTGTAATCTATCGAGAGGAGACAAATTTTTTTATTATACAACATGTGGTTGGATGATGTGGAACTGGTCACAATCAGTCTTAAGTCTGGGAGCCACCTTATATCAATTTGATGGTAATCCTTTTTATACAAATTGGGAAACACTTTGGAGTATGGCAGAAAAGGAAAACATCCAAGTATTTGGAACAAGTGCAAAATATCTATCTGTATTAGAAGAAGAAAATATTTCTATAATTTCAAAATATTCTCTTCCTAATCTCAAAGTTATCTTATCAACAGGTTCACCTTTACCTGTATCAGGATTTCAATACGTATATGAAAAAATAAAAAAAGATATCCAACTTTCTTCTATTTCCGGTGGAACCGACCTTAATGGATGTTTTGCACTTGGAAATCCCAATTTACCTGTGTTTGCTGGACAAATTCAATGTAAAGGACTTGGAATGGACGTTCAAGTCTTTGACGATATGGGAAAATCAGTTGTTGGAGAAAAAGGTGAATTAGTATGTCCGACACCATTTCCATCGATGCCACTTTATTTTTGGAACGATGAATCAGGTGCTAAATATAAATCAGCTTATTTTGAAACATATGATAATATTTGGTGCCATGGGGATTTTGCATCGATAACAGCTGAAAATGGAGTCATCATTTATGGTAGGTCAGATGCTACATTAAATCCAGGAGGGGTTCGTATTGGAACTGCTGATATCTATTCGGTAGTAACGAAAATTCCAGAAATTAAAGATTCTGTCATCATTGGACAAGACTACAAAGATGACGTTAGGGTGATTTTATTTGTAGTTTTAGCTGATGGAATTCAATTGGATGAGAAATTAATTAATAAAATTAAAAATCAAATCAAGTTGGAAACTTCTCCAAGGCATGTTCCTTCACTAATATTAGATGTGCCAGAAATACCATATACCGTAAATGGCAAAAAAGTAGAAATCGCCGTAAAACAAACCGTAGCTGGCTTAGAAGTTAAAAACAAAAATGCCCTTGCCAATCCAACTGCTTTAGATTTTTTTAAAAATAGAAAAGAATTGATGTTATGA
- a CDS encoding c-type cytochrome translates to MNLLFYPCYIISLISCIFIKCNSENESAKKEPPPPKAITVPFPEAMYIQNGCISCHGPEGNGRGTRTHLLKNARIPNFQDVTTYVYGSSKENISKTIQNGIPGTFMKSYSHMRKNEIDALADYIQKMQKNKI, encoded by the coding sequence GTGAATCTACTTTTTTACCCTTGTTATATAATCTCACTCATAAGTTGTATTTTTATAAAATGTAACTCAGAAAATGAATCTGCAAAAAAAGAACCCCCTCCTCCGAAAGCAATCACAGTTCCCTTTCCGGAGGCAATGTACATCCAAAATGGATGTATTTCCTGCCATGGACCAGAAGGTAATGGCAGAGGCACCCGAACCCATTTACTAAAAAACGCTAGAATTCCTAATTTTCAAGATGTGACCACTTATGTGTATGGATCTTCCAAAGAAAATATATCCAAAACCATCCAAAACGGAATCCCTGGAACTTTTATGAAATCATATTCGCATATGCGAAAAAACGAAATTGATGCACTGGCCGATTATATTCAAAAAATGCAAAAAAATAAAATTTAG
- a CDS encoding LamG-like jellyroll fold domain-containing protein: MKEKISWSKCFSFLFQKIFFIVWLIPSFSCAFPSINRSFLETFTTFRFLQSNALSYSVSFQVSGLLGTGLQLENNGDVVEVSANGSYTFAKKINSGATYNVTVKSPPTSPIQNCVVSSGQGIVLSGNIEGIQVVCGDALYLISGTTTGLSGNGLQLQNITGVGTDVINVNSANFSFPPLPAGETYNFSIISQPTNPSQTCTITTPGVTSGTMTATPINSTINCTTNSFAVSAQVIGILGTLTVGNELKLTLDGSNTINITADGTYVFPGTYLSGGSFSITIDNPGGVITTGVCTLVSSSVTVGNAATTFAVNCSNAFLVGGSVSSPGGTTTSVLGGSVTLDLVHTGGTPVFPTQSVTINPGVGSFTFGNTIPGGVDYQIVVSANPPNQTCTITTGATHSGIVSNMSNAILNCSLTLPSFSPVSGTVFNDDGTVTITSLIPGSEYRFTIGNGGQVDPTCATGTVTTSTVNITDNTQAVIKAIHCKVGWVESQVVTSSYTLKVATPTPSLATGSLMDSGQTVSFSTTTTGSTWDCHTKAIGVPVDPDCGITSNTCNTGALGNYVFPTPGLSENVKARMCRVGFAQSDVLSVNYQPNVYTVGGTISLLTTPFGAGTFILQNNAGDDLTIASNGSFTFNTALPTGSNYTVTVFSGPQNPWQTCNITNANGTITNAAVTNVAISCTVNQYNMSGNVTSSTNLPSGLIINNGTDTINVTAGATNTPIVFTTPLASGSAYEVQITQEPPGFVCAVQSDITGTMLGANITNVAVNCVAGHRYGNAIGPKKQSPVQIHYYRGEVTTAAGQLGSGASDGLAAISSFNDISGITFDGSKGYIVDSGNHKIRVFNPATNSVSSLVGSGAAGNTPGSGVSGTFNLPKGITTDGTYLYVTETLGNRIKRILISSGYAETIAGDDTVLSPPNAFADGTDPLNARFASPAGIVIDDNKLYIADRNNSSIRVMKLNNREVTTLVSGGDISFPEGITVIGDYLYTTNLGTYNITKTHKVTGATTILCGNSSSGYIDAIGTEASFNLPHGITSDGIFLYVADNGNNRIRRVHSVTAEVITVAGSGNTGLADDVGAAANIESPKYISNLGEVIVFGTVHTLRTIKSNKFTAYYPLNGSTSNFLNSQFITPVGSPTFANGRFGEVSGSASVSIGNAGSAPSPGSTVNKVTLSSWFLWDGTSPGIGKVIFYHGDFVSNGHGLFIDSNNQLAVHRGGFTPTPTHITVVPNQWTHVALTIDSNDVYKVYFNGNLVLQRTMPTIAITGNLTIGVSSSGTFFFPGRIADLRYYERELNEAEINDLAKNADSALVGNSYASRPIQLAALFPFTGDATSKGPAGGNLSFFGPLTYYATGIDRSTNAAVRIVSSSGGYLLGSEAGLPHGKQPRSICVWVNPERYPNMGDNAPIITYGTAGAGSEFILNMYRASPTGELKLRFGGLGAGEVYPSYTLPLNRWSHICGTFDGTFGTVYVDGVEVGGPTNIGASIDTTTGTGLYVGRMVSFPAHSFGGKVDDIKIYAKALTAKEVRILSAQIPDGLVARYDFNKDFQDISGFGNPTSNFGASLVADKYGNSMSALNTNGSSYLNITTTNSSLPKSTQPRTVCVQYKSGALNPGTMISIGPNVTDRMIALGAGLTNSKYFFSGYLNDVEEFYYNHENVWHHLCGVFEGPGGGYAATLYHNGVKLNTQTKSSWDADPSVFTIGIRSDLLNGFNGQLDEVLVYNRALTMNEIQAMSGFDPKQVVSWNSNPATSSLKLHLSADSFSNLTNFTPITIWHDRSGNAASFFVGGNSPTFNNAGFSGKPTVNFNSANSEYFFRGSATGIPSNTSTFFIAFSRTSNANGTFFESANPGVSYYFDGDFVRMAKPSEGIVGSSTIQLTNTYYPYLIALEQLSGVSFGFFSSGFSAGTTTDASRVYTPNNLYLGANSTTSSFFAGNISEVLYYNVSLTNIGRNIVFCYLSQKFNLDLTAASVYCD, encoded by the coding sequence ATGAAAGAAAAAATTTCCTGGTCCAAATGTTTTTCATTTTTATTCCAAAAAATTTTTTTCATCGTTTGGTTGATTCCGAGTTTTAGTTGTGCTTTTCCGTCCATCAACCGTTCCTTTCTTGAAACATTTACTACCTTTCGTTTCCTCCAATCAAATGCCCTTTCCTATTCTGTCAGCTTCCAAGTTTCTGGATTACTCGGAACTGGTTTACAATTGGAAAATAATGGAGATGTGGTCGAAGTTTCAGCAAACGGCTCTTATACGTTTGCAAAAAAAATAAATTCCGGAGCCACATACAACGTAACTGTTAAATCACCACCGACTTCACCTATCCAAAACTGTGTAGTTTCTTCAGGCCAAGGGATAGTATTGAGTGGGAATATTGAAGGGATCCAAGTGGTATGTGGAGATGCCTTGTATCTCATCAGTGGAACAACCACTGGACTTTCAGGCAATGGCCTACAATTGCAAAATATTACAGGAGTTGGAACTGATGTCATCAATGTCAACAGTGCAAATTTTTCGTTCCCTCCGCTTCCTGCTGGAGAAACTTATAACTTCAGCATCATAAGCCAACCTACAAATCCAAGTCAAACTTGCACCATCACAACACCAGGTGTTACATCTGGTACAATGACTGCCACACCTATAAATTCTACCATCAATTGTACAACAAATTCCTTTGCGGTAAGTGCACAAGTCATCGGCATCCTAGGAACTCTAACCGTTGGTAATGAACTTAAACTCACGTTAGATGGTTCAAATACAATAAATATAACGGCTGATGGAACCTATGTTTTTCCAGGAACTTATTTGAGCGGCGGGTCATTTTCTATCACCATCGATAACCCAGGTGGTGTGATCACAACTGGAGTATGTACATTGGTATCAAGTTCAGTGACAGTTGGTAATGCTGCCACTACTTTTGCTGTAAATTGTTCCAATGCCTTTCTTGTTGGGGGTTCTGTATCAAGCCCTGGTGGAACCACAACAAGTGTGTTAGGTGGGTCAGTCACATTAGATTTGGTACATACTGGTGGAACACCTGTTTTCCCGACACAATCAGTGACAATCAATCCAGGTGTCGGTAGTTTTACATTTGGGAACACTATCCCTGGTGGGGTTGATTACCAAATTGTTGTCTCAGCAAATCCACCTAACCAAACTTGTACAATCACAACGGGAGCAACACATTCAGGAATTGTTTCCAATATGTCCAATGCTATTCTCAATTGTAGTCTGACACTGCCAAGTTTTTCTCCTGTTAGCGGAACCGTTTTCAATGATGATGGTACAGTCACAATTACTAGTTTGATTCCAGGATCGGAATATCGTTTCACAATTGGAAACGGTGGTCAAGTTGATCCTACCTGTGCCACAGGTACAGTCACTACTTCGACGGTTAACATTACTGACAATACACAAGCAGTCATCAAAGCCATCCATTGTAAAGTAGGATGGGTAGAATCACAAGTTGTTACTTCTTCTTACACTTTAAAAGTGGCAACACCCACACCCAGTTTAGCGACGGGATCTTTAATGGATTCGGGGCAAACCGTAAGTTTTAGCACAACCACAACAGGAAGTACCTGGGATTGTCACACGAAAGCAATTGGAGTACCTGTCGACCCAGATTGCGGAATCACATCTAATACTTGCAATACGGGAGCCTTAGGTAATTATGTTTTTCCAACACCTGGTCTTTCCGAAAACGTAAAAGCTAGAATGTGTAGGGTTGGATTTGCTCAAAGTGATGTCTTAAGTGTCAATTACCAACCGAATGTATACACGGTTGGAGGAACGATTAGTTTACTGACAACTCCATTTGGCGCTGGAACGTTTATACTTCAAAACAATGCTGGTGATGATTTAACCATTGCAAGTAACGGTTCATTTACATTTAATACAGCACTACCGACTGGCTCAAACTATACAGTGACTGTTTTTTCTGGACCACAAAATCCATGGCAAACATGTAACATCACTAATGCGAATGGCACAATCACAAATGCTGCTGTTACAAATGTTGCTATTTCTTGCACAGTCAACCAATACAATATGAGTGGTAATGTAACAAGTTCGACAAATCTACCTAGTGGACTCATAATCAATAACGGAACCGATACAATCAATGTTACGGCAGGTGCTACAAATACACCCATTGTGTTTACCACACCGCTTGCAAGTGGATCAGCTTATGAAGTTCAAATCACGCAAGAACCACCAGGATTTGTTTGTGCCGTTCAATCAGATATAACTGGTACTATGTTAGGTGCCAATATCACAAATGTAGCTGTCAATTGTGTAGCAGGACACCGGTATGGTAATGCGATCGGACCAAAAAAACAATCACCAGTCCAAATCCATTATTATCGAGGTGAGGTGACAACTGCAGCAGGCCAATTAGGAAGTGGTGCGAGTGATGGTTTGGCTGCCATTTCATCATTTAACGATATTAGCGGAATCACCTTTGATGGTTCAAAAGGATATATCGTAGATTCAGGAAATCATAAAATCCGAGTATTTAATCCCGCTACCAATTCTGTATCCTCACTTGTAGGAAGTGGAGCGGCAGGGAATACACCAGGTTCTGGTGTGAGTGGCACTTTTAATCTACCAAAAGGTATCACTACTGATGGAACGTATTTATATGTTACAGAAACCCTTGGTAATCGAATCAAACGAATTTTAATCAGCTCAGGTTATGCGGAAACAATAGCAGGAGATGATACTGTTTTATCACCACCAAATGCTTTTGCAGATGGAACTGATCCATTGAATGCCCGATTTGCATCTCCCGCAGGCATTGTCATTGATGATAATAAACTCTACATTGCTGATCGCAACAACTCATCCATACGAGTGATGAAACTAAACAACCGAGAAGTCACAACGTTAGTGAGTGGTGGGGATATTAGTTTTCCCGAAGGGATAACGGTAATAGGAGATTATCTTTATACTACCAATTTAGGTACATATAACATTACTAAAACCCATAAAGTTACGGGTGCCACTACAATCCTATGTGGAAACTCAAGTTCAGGTTATATTGATGCCATAGGAACCGAAGCATCTTTTAACCTTCCGCATGGGATTACATCAGATGGTATTTTTTTATATGTGGCCGATAATGGAAACAACCGGATTCGAAGGGTGCATAGTGTCACAGCAGAAGTGATCACCGTCGCTGGGTCAGGCAACACTGGACTTGCGGATGATGTTGGGGCTGCTGCCAATATTGAATCTCCAAAATACATATCAAACCTTGGGGAAGTAATTGTATTTGGTACTGTTCATACATTAAGGACTATCAAATCAAATAAATTCACCGCCTACTATCCGCTAAATGGTTCTACTTCCAATTTTTTAAATAGTCAATTCATCACACCAGTCGGTAGTCCCACATTTGCGAATGGAAGGTTTGGCGAGGTAAGTGGATCAGCGAGTGTTTCCATCGGGAATGCTGGTTCTGCTCCTTCTCCAGGTTCAACTGTCAATAAAGTCACACTTTCGAGTTGGTTTCTTTGGGATGGGACAAGTCCTGGAATTGGAAAAGTGATCTTCTATCATGGTGATTTTGTTAGCAATGGCCATGGTTTATTCATAGATTCAAATAATCAATTGGCAGTACATCGAGGTGGGTTTACTCCTACCCCTACTCATATAACAGTTGTTCCTAACCAATGGACACATGTTGCATTAACTATTGATAGTAACGATGTGTATAAAGTGTACTTTAATGGAAATTTGGTATTACAAAGAACCATGCCAACGATTGCCATCACTGGAAATCTAACCATTGGCGTTTCCTCATCTGGAACATTTTTCTTTCCAGGACGAATTGCTGACCTCCGTTATTATGAAAGGGAACTCAACGAAGCAGAAATCAATGACTTAGCAAAAAATGCAGACAGTGCTCTAGTTGGAAATTCATATGCATCTAGACCCATCCAATTGGCTGCATTGTTTCCATTTACTGGAGATGCGACTTCTAAGGGACCGGCGGGAGGGAATCTCTCATTTTTTGGTCCACTCACCTATTATGCAACTGGAATCGATCGTTCGACAAACGCAGCTGTCAGGATTGTCTCTAGTTCCGGTGGGTATTTGTTAGGTTCAGAAGCTGGCCTTCCCCATGGAAAACAACCAAGAAGTATTTGTGTTTGGGTGAACCCAGAACGTTACCCCAATATGGGAGATAATGCACCCATCATTACTTACGGAACTGCTGGAGCAGGATCCGAATTTATATTGAACATGTACAGGGCTTCACCCACCGGGGAACTCAAACTTCGGTTTGGTGGTCTTGGTGCGGGTGAAGTGTATCCGAGTTACACTCTCCCTCTCAACCGCTGGTCCCACATTTGTGGTACATTCGATGGAACTTTTGGGACAGTATATGTAGATGGAGTAGAAGTAGGAGGGCCAACAAATATTGGAGCTTCTATCGATACAACAACAGGTACTGGATTATATGTTGGTCGAATGGTATCCTTTCCTGCGCACTCTTTTGGTGGGAAAGTCGATGATATCAAAATTTACGCCAAAGCTCTCACAGCAAAAGAAGTACGTATTCTTTCTGCACAAATCCCGGATGGATTAGTCGCTCGTTATGATTTTAATAAAGATTTTCAAGATATAAGTGGTTTTGGAAATCCAACTAGTAATTTTGGTGCGTCACTTGTCGCAGACAAATATGGAAACTCAATGTCAGCATTGAATACAAATGGAAGCAGTTACTTGAATATAACTACTACCAATTCCTCTTTGCCGAAAAGCACACAACCTCGTACAGTCTGTGTTCAATATAAATCAGGAGCACTCAATCCGGGAACAATGATAAGTATCGGACCAAACGTTACAGATCGAATGATTGCTTTGGGTGCAGGTCTTACCAATTCAAAGTATTTCTTTTCCGGTTATCTAAATGATGTAGAAGAATTTTATTATAACCACGAAAATGTTTGGCATCACCTATGTGGTGTATTTGAAGGACCTGGAGGAGGTTATGCTGCAACTCTTTACCATAATGGTGTCAAACTCAACACACAAACGAAAAGTTCATGGGATGCAGATCCAAGTGTTTTTACAATCGGAATCCGATCCGATTTATTAAATGGTTTTAATGGACAATTGGATGAAGTATTAGTATACAACCGAGCTTTAACTATGAACGAAATCCAAGCAATGTCAGGTTTCGATCCAAAACAAGTTGTCTCTTGGAATTCCAATCCTGCAACAAGTAGTTTGAAACTTCACCTAAGTGCTGATAGTTTTTCAAATTTAACCAATTTTACACCGATTACAATTTGGCATGACCGTAGTGGAAATGCGGCTTCCTTTTTTGTAGGAGGAAATTCACCAACTTTCAATAATGCTGGATTCAGTGGCAAACCAACAGTCAACTTTAATTCAGCAAACTCTGAATACTTTTTCAGAGGGAGTGCAACAGGTATTCCTTCAAATACTTCCACATTCTTTATTGCCTTTTCCAGAACTTCAAATGCAAATGGAACTTTTTTTGAATCTGCAAACCCAGGTGTGTCCTATTATTTTGATGGAGATTTTGTTAGGATGGCAAAACCTTCTGAAGGGATTGTTGGCTCAAGCACAATCCAGCTAACAAATACTTATTATCCATATTTAATCGCCCTCGAACAATTGTCTGGTGTAAGTTTTGGATTTTTCTCAAGTGGCTTTAGTGCCGGCACAACAACAGATGCAAGTAGAGTTTATACACCAAACAATTTATATCTGGGAGCGAATTCAACCACATCTAGTTTTTTTGCAGGGAACATCAGTGAGGTTTTGTATTACAATGTTAGTTTAACCAATATAGGTAGGAATATAGTTTTCTGTTATCTTTCACAGAAATTTAATTTAGATTTAACAGCTGCTTCGGTATACTGCGATTGA
- a CDS encoding cysteine synthase A, with protein sequence MQTEIRNGFIGTIGETPLIRIRSLSEETGCEILGKAEFLNPGGSVKDRAALYIIEDAEKKGLLKKGGTVVEGTAGNTGIGLTHICNAKGYKTIIVIPETQSKEKIEMLRTLGAEVILVPALPYADPGNYVRVSEQIAKETPNSLWANQFDNLANRIAHYETTGPEIWDQTQGKIDVWTTSIGTGGTYAGTAMYFKSKNPNIKCIVADPYGSGVYSYVKTGKIATEGSSITEGIGQGRITKNMEGMPADDAIRIHDKEAISILQKVLKEDGLFMGGSVGINLAAATRIAKQIGPGHTIVTVLCDTGTKYQSKIYNPEFLQSKELL encoded by the coding sequence ATGCAAACAGAAATTAGAAATGGATTTATTGGAACGATTGGAGAAACACCTCTCATCCGTATACGTTCTTTAAGTGAAGAAACAGGTTGTGAGATTTTAGGAAAAGCTGAATTTTTGAACCCAGGTGGATCAGTAAAAGACCGAGCGGCACTATATATTATAGAGGACGCTGAAAAAAAAGGCCTTCTGAAAAAAGGGGGGACAGTTGTCGAGGGAACGGCAGGAAATACTGGAATTGGTCTCACTCATATTTGTAATGCGAAAGGTTACAAAACAATCATTGTAATCCCTGAAACCCAATCCAAAGAAAAAATAGAAATGTTACGTACGTTAGGTGCCGAGGTAATCCTTGTACCAGCACTACCCTATGCGGATCCAGGGAATTATGTTCGTGTTTCAGAACAAATTGCGAAAGAGACACCCAATTCTCTTTGGGCCAACCAATTTGATAACCTTGCCAATCGGATTGCTCATTATGAAACGACTGGTCCCGAAATTTGGGATCAAACCCAAGGAAAAATTGATGTTTGGACCACATCGATTGGAACTGGTGGGACTTATGCTGGGACTGCTATGTATTTCAAATCTAAAAATCCCAACATAAAATGTATCGTTGCGGATCCTTATGGCTCAGGTGTTTATTCATATGTAAAAACAGGCAAAATTGCAACAGAAGGTTCTTCTATCACAGAAGGAATTGGCCAGGGTCGTATCACGAAAAACATGGAAGGTATGCCGGCTGATGATGCCATTCGCATACATGACAAAGAAGCAATTTCAATCTTACAAAAAGTTCTCAAAGAAGATGGATTGTTTATGGGAGGTAGTGTAGGGATTAACCTTGCCGCAGCGACTAGGATCGCCAAACAAATCGGACCTGGCCATACGATCGTCACTGTGTTATGTGACACTGGAACGAAATACCAATCGAAAATATATAATCCAGAATTTTTACAATCTAAAGAACTTCTATGA
- a CDS encoding MFS transporter, producing the protein MYKSIRQWFAPAPAIPQKSEKEIQSLYPKFRFQVLESTFIGYTVYYLTRNNFSPVSKEIGEALSYTKSDLGDILAVTAITYGIGKFFMGALSDRSNPKKFMAVGLFLTAILNFSFGFANHYWIHLFLWGANGLVQGMGWPPCGRSLGHWYSVRERGTTFAFWNIAHNIGGGIVGVVASHSAAKFGWEYAFFVPGVIAIIGSIYLFIRLVDTPQSEGLPPIEVYRNDYPPEEKEDHEKELTTKQLIVEQVLMNKYIWLFAIINFFVYIIRYSLIDWGPTYLKETKGADLLGGGYSTLILEFGGIGSTLLMGWVSDKFDGRRGMVSLLCIIPIFFAFVGILINPPGNIWIDYVLFGLIGLFIYPPVMLLGVAGMDFTSKKAVGTAAGFIGLFGSLGRTAQGKGLAVLSTHYSWDVALGAILASTLIAIFLLIFSWNLRPRG; encoded by the coding sequence ATGTATAAATCCATTCGGCAGTGGTTCGCACCAGCTCCCGCAATCCCCCAAAAATCAGAAAAAGAGATACAATCTCTTTATCCAAAATTTAGATTCCAAGTATTAGAATCAACTTTCATCGGTTATACGGTATACTACCTGACTCGAAATAACTTTTCTCCAGTCTCAAAAGAAATTGGTGAAGCTTTGTCTTATACCAAATCCGATTTAGGTGACATACTTGCAGTCACTGCCATCACTTATGGGATTGGAAAATTTTTTATGGGAGCACTATCCGATCGTTCCAATCCTAAAAAATTTATGGCAGTTGGATTATTTCTCACAGCCATTTTAAATTTTTCATTTGGGTTTGCGAATCATTATTGGATACATCTTTTTTTATGGGGTGCCAATGGTCTGGTACAAGGTATGGGTTGGCCTCCTTGTGGTCGTTCTCTTGGTCACTGGTATTCGGTCCGTGAGAGGGGTACTACGTTTGCATTTTGGAATATTGCACATAATATTGGAGGAGGGATCGTAGGAGTTGTGGCATCTCATTCCGCAGCAAAGTTTGGATGGGAATATGCTTTTTTTGTTCCAGGTGTCATTGCCATAATTGGCAGTATTTATCTATTTATAAGACTTGTGGATACACCACAATCCGAAGGTCTTCCACCAATTGAAGTATACCGAAATGATTATCCACCGGAAGAAAAAGAAGACCATGAAAAGGAACTCACAACCAAACAATTGATAGTTGAACAAGTTTTGATGAATAAATACATTTGGTTATTTGCAATCATTAATTTTTTTGTTTATATCATTCGTTATAGTTTGATCGATTGGGGTCCTACCTATTTAAAAGAAACAAAAGGTGCTGACTTACTCGGAGGAGGATACTCCACTTTAATCTTAGAATTTGGTGGAATAGGATCTACACTTCTAATGGGATGGGTATCCGACAAATTTGATGGTCGGCGAGGAATGGTAAGTTTACTCTGCATCATCCCAATCTTTTTTGCCTTTGTTGGCATATTGATCAATCCACCTGGGAATATATGGATTGACTATGTGTTGTTTGGTCTTATCGGACTTTTTATCTACCCACCAGTCATGTTGTTAGGTGTCGCTGGTATGGATTTTACATCCAAAAAAGCCGTGGGAACAGCTGCAGGATTTATAGGTTTGTTTGGTTCTCTCGGAAGGACTGCTCAAGGGAAAGGTCTTGCCGTTCTCTCTACTCATTATTCATGGGATGTGGCACTTGGTGCGATTTTAGCTTCAACGCTAATTGCGATTTTCCTTCTGATTTTCAGCTGGAATTTACGCCCAAGAGGTTAA
- a CDS encoding SRPBCC family protein: MKIGKKISIGIIGIIVIPLVVAIFLPSSYQVERSIDIGKPASDVFAFIRLLKNQDQYSVWARRDPNMKKIFTGEDGTVGFISRWESQVKDVGVGEQEIKMINADALEMQTELRFYEPFEGTERSYMKVSSLDPKKSKVIWGFDGSMPYPFNLMLLFMNFEEMIGKDFEDGLSNLKEVLEK; encoded by the coding sequence ATGAAGATAGGTAAAAAAATTTCCATCGGTATCATTGGCATCATTGTTATCCCTTTAGTAGTAGCAATATTTTTGCCATCGTCTTACCAAGTTGAGAGGTCCATTGACATTGGAAAACCAGCAAGCGACGTATTCGCATTTATACGCCTTTTAAAAAACCAAGACCAATACAGTGTCTGGGCAAGACGTGATCCCAATATGAAAAAAATTTTCACAGGTGAGGATGGAACGGTAGGTTTTATCTCGCGATGGGAAAGCCAGGTAAAAGATGTGGGTGTTGGTGAACAAGAGATCAAAATGATCAATGCCGATGCTTTGGAGATGCAAACCGAACTCAGATTTTACGAACCATTTGAAGGAACAGAAAGAAGTTATATGAAGGTATCTTCTCTTGATCCTAAAAAGTCCAAAGTCATTTGGGGTTTTGACGGATCGATGCCCTATCCATTTAATTTAATGTTATTGTTTATGAACTTTGAAGAAATGATTGGAAAGGATTTTGAAGATGGACTCTCTAATCTTAAAGAAGTATTAGAAAAATAA